The Pontiella desulfatans sequence TTGCGCAGTTGCGGAAGGATTTCAACATCGACGAACGGCGCGTCTACATCGGCGGCACCAGCGGCGGCGGTGCGGAATCAACCATCGCCACGTTCCTTTATCCCGGGGATTTCCGTGCGGCGTTCAACTCGGTGCGCAGCTTTTCGCTGACCTCCTCCACCTGCTTGCCGTTTGCCGACGAAGGCGACATCGACGATGTCCAGGACCATGGACAACCCTATGCCTTCATCAGCGGACCCGGCGACTTCAACTATAAATACATGCCGCGCACCGTACAGAGTTTCGAGGAGCACGACTTCGTTGTGCGCTTCTTCGATATTCCGGACATGAAGCACCAGATGGCATCGCCCGAAACGTTCGACCAGGTCATCCGCTGGGTCGAGGCCAATAATCCCAGGCTAAAATGAAACGACCCCATCTTTTCATCCTGCTGGCGGCCATCGCCGCCTCGGTGGCGGCCGCCAACGACTTTTTCGGAATCCCGATCCTGGCCGAACCAAAGGATGACATCAACGCGATCATCCAAAACCTGATCAAGGGGGAGTCCGAAAAAGCATCGCTCCACTTGAGGCATCTGGGCAAGACCGCACCCCAGCTCGCCAAGAAGATTAAGCTTTCCGGTCTCACCATCCCGTGTGCCGACTGCTCCGCCGAAAAAAAACCGGAGTGCGAAGCGTGCAATGGAAAAGCCCAACGGCTCGATCCCCACTCGCTGCGCTACCTGCAATACAAGTTCGATACCGCCATCGAGGGGCATCTGCCCGTGGAAAAAGCCTGGGCCGGCTCCATCGCCGCCTTCAATCTACGCAAGAAGCAGGTGCCGGAGCGGGGAATATTCCAGGGGCGGATCATAGAGATCGGGCAGGTTGCCTTTGTGATCAAAGGCGAGGATGGTGAAATCTTCAATCTCATGGGATGCGTCACCAATGGCGCCCGCGTGGGGCAACCCTATATGGGCTACTACTGGCCCATGCCCCAATGCCCGCACACCTACCAGGGCAGGAAGATCAAGTCGTACACCCTCAACCTTTGGTGGGACTACTGATCCCCGTTCCAGACGGGATGGCCCAGAGCAAAGGGAAAGGGGGAATTGGAACAACAGTCAGGAACCGACGTTCCCCTGGGGATTAATTTCACACATTTAAAGGTGTGAAATGTAATAAAAGTCACATTTTAGAGGCATTTATTGAATATTAATTCACACCTTTAAAGGTGTGAGCACAAGAGTCTGTATAGATCTTGAGGCGGATGTTCTTGCCGAAGGGGGGCTATTTCCCGATGAGTTTTAGGAATTCGTTGCGGGTGGAGGATTCGCTGCGGAAGCTGCCGAGCATGGCGGAGGTGACCATGCAGGAGTTTTGCTTCTCGACCCCGCGCATCATCATGCAGAGGTGCTGTGCCTCGATGACCACGCCGACGCCTTCGGGGGCGACGGTGTCCATCAGGGTGGTGGCCACTTGGTTGGTGAGGCGTTCCTGAATCTGGAGGCGACGGGCGAAATGGTCGACGATGCGCGCGAGCTTGCTGACGCCGAGCACCTTGCCTTCGGGGATGTAGCCGATGTGGCATTTGCCGAAGAAGGGCAGCATGTGGTGCTCGCACAGGCTATAGAGTTCGATGTCCTTGACGATGATCATGTGGTTGTCTTCCACGGTGAAGATGGCGTCGTTGATGACATCTTCGAGCTTTTGGCGGTAGCCTTTGGTGAGGAATTCCATGGCCTTGGCCGCGCGGTTAGGGGTGTCGAGCAAGCCTTCGCGTTGCGGGTCTTCGCCGATTTTGGTCAAGAGGTCTTTGTATAGGTTGTTCATGGGGAGCTCCGTTACGTACTGCGTTTTACCTATGCCGAACGTACGTAGTTCTGGAAGCAATACGCAATACGCAATACGCACTATTTTAGCTTCAGCCGCACAAGCACAATGATGCCTTCGGCTACCATCCAGGCCTGAAGGAGGCTGATGATGGCACCGATGCCGAAGAGGAGCCATTGGGCGTTGGCATGGAAGTCGACGAGGTTGATCTTCATGGCCCAGGCGGTCATGGCGATCATGAAGACCATGGGGATTGCGGTGAAGATGACGGGCACTTTTTTCTTGGCGAGCCATACGGTGATGACGAGCAGGGCGAGGCCGCCAAGCAGCTGGTTGACGGCGCCGAAGAGCGGCCAGAGGGCGAGCGCACCTTTGCCGTCGCCCCCGCTGGAGAAGGCGAGCAGGAGGGCGGTGGACACGGCGATGAAGGTGGCGGGGTGTTTCTTGCCGAGGGCGGGGACGTTGCAGCTGTTGGCGATTTCCGAGACGATATAGCGCTGGAGGCGGGTGGCGGTGTCGAGCGTGGTGGCGGCGAACGAGGCGACGAAGACGCCCATGAGGGTGAGCACCACTTCCTTGGGAAGCCCAAGCCCTGAAACCATGTTGGCGGCGCCGGTGACGAAGGCGGCGATCTTGGCGCCGAGCCCCTTGGCGGTGGCCCAGCTGGCGTATTGCTGGTTGAAGGCTTCGACGCCGGTGTAGAGCGTGCCGTCTTTTTCGAGGCCCAGCCCAATGCCGGCGCCGCAGGCGATGATGACAATGACGGCGAGCATGCCTTCGAGCAGCATGCCGCCGTAGCCGATGGGCTGCGCGCTGGTTTCGAGGTCGCATTGCTTGGAGGAGGTGCCGGATGAGACGAGGCAGTGGAAGCCGGAGATGGCGCCGCAGGCGACGGTGATGAAGAGGATCGGGATCAGGTTGGGTGCGCCTTCGGCCCCGAGGTTGGCGACGGGGGCGACCATCGGCGGATGCGTGACGACGATGCCGAGCAGCAGCAGCGCCATGGCGATGCAGAGTTGGAAGGCATTGATGTAGTCGCGCGGCTGGAGCAGGACGGTGACGGGCAGGGTGGAGGCGACGTAGGCATAGATGAGCAATAGGATTACCCAGATCCCGACATCGCTCAGAAACCCGAGTTCGGGGAGTTTCACGGGCAGGTATGCGCCGAGCATGATGGTGGCATACATGAGCACCGTGGCGAT is a genomic window containing:
- the folE gene encoding GTP cyclohydrolase I FolE; the protein is MNNLYKDLLTKIGEDPQREGLLDTPNRAAKAMEFLTKGYRQKLEDVINDAIFTVEDNHMIIVKDIELYSLCEHHMLPFFGKCHIGYIPEGKVLGVSKLARIVDHFARRLQIQERLTNQVATTLMDTVAPEGVGVVIEAQHLCMMMRGVEKQNSCMVTSAMLGSFRSESSTRNEFLKLIGK
- a CDS encoding carbon starvation CstA family protein, producing MNSLILAALAAVLYIVAYHTYGRFLARKIFKVDPNAKCPSETHHDGIDFVATDKTVLFGHHFTSIAGTGPIVGPAIAIIWGWAPALVWILVGSILMGAVHDFGSMMISLRHEGRTIGDIAGDIVNPRVKSLFMLIIFFALWLVVAIFGVVIAAVFSIFPESVIPVWLQLPIAIWLGFMVYKKGKSHITFGIIATVLMYATIMLGAYLPVKLPELGFLSDVGIWVILLLIYAYVASTLPVTVLLQPRDYINAFQLCIAMALLLLGIVVTHPPMVAPVANLGAEGAPNLIPILFITVACGAISGFHCLVSSGTSSKQCDLETSAQPIGYGGMLLEGMLAVIVIIACGAGIGLGLEKDGTLYTGVEAFNQQYASWATAKGLGAKIAAFVTGAANMVSGLGLPKEVVLTLMGVFVASFAATTLDTATRLQRYIVSEIANSCNVPALGKKHPATFIAVSTALLLAFSSGGDGKGALALWPLFGAVNQLLGGLALLVITVWLAKKKVPVIFTAIPMVFMIAMTAWAMKINLVDFHANAQWLLFGIGAIISLLQAWMVAEGIIVLVRLKLK